One Ananas comosus cultivar F153 linkage group 23, ASM154086v1, whole genome shotgun sequence genomic window carries:
- the LOC109728267 gene encoding GDSL esterase/lipase At1g71250-like gives MARNLLLLALLFFALVSSRSFSWTPSPKPAAAAPESPSPATALFVLGDSSVNCGDNTFFYPFCDRSRHRLLPDLIAARMGLPPPRPFYSLNGSAAAAARGVNFGSTPATILSAVGGGGGGGGGFVFMFQTLSQQVRQVFETLQLVQLMYGRRGFARLLASQMIRAVQDLYDADVRRVAVVGVGPLGCAPRVVWEGARGSDGRDCVDELNELIQGYNAKLAARLTSLRSQLPEAEIVFCDVYKAVTEIISNPSVYGFENVRDACCGFGRFGGMIGCLAGEMACTEPEKHVWWDFYSTSDAVNAILANWLWSPSPGPGISICQPISLQQLAGAER, from the exons ATGGCGCGAAACCTTCTCCTGCTCGCTCTACTCTTCTTCGCACTGGTttcttctagaagcttctccTGGACCCCCTCGCCAaagccggcggcggcggcgccggaatCGCCGTCTCCGGCCACCGCTCTCTTCGTGCTCGGCGACTCCTCCGTGAACTGCGGCGACAACACCTTCTTCTACCCGTTCTGCGACCGTTCTCGCCACCGCCTCCTCCCCGATCTCATCG CGGCGCGGATGGGGCTCCCTCCGCCGCGTCCCTTCTACTCCCTCAacggctccgccgccgccgccgcgcgcggcGTCAACTTCGGCTCCACTCCGGCGACCATCCTCTCcgccgtcggcggcggcggaggaggaggcggaggcttCGTCTTCATGTTCCAGACGCTGAGCCAGCAGGTGCGCCAGGTGTTCGAGACGCTCCAGCTGGTCCAGCTCATGTACGGCCGCCGCGGCTTCGCCCGCCTCCTCGCCTCCCAGATGATCCGCGCCGTCCAA GATCTCTACGACGCCGACGTGAGGAGGGTGGCGGTGGTGGGGGTGGGGCCTCTGGGGTGCGCGCCGAGAGTCGTGTGGGAGGGGGCGCGGGGATCGGACGGCCGTGATTGCGTCGACGAGCTGAACGAACTGATCCAAGGGTACAACGCGAAGCTGGCGGCGAGGCTGACGAGCTTGCGATCGCAGCTACCCGAAGCTGAGATCGTCTTTTGCGATGTCTACAAAGCGGTGACGGAGATTATCTCAAACCCTAGTGTCTATG GATTTGAGAATGTAAGGGATGCGTGCTGCGGGTTTGGCCGGTTCGGAGGAATGATAGGGTGCCTGGCTGGCGAGATGGCATGTACGGAGCCCGAGAAACACGTTTGGTGGGATTTTTACAGCACCTCTGATGCTGTTAATGCCATCCTCGCCAACTGGTTGTGGTCGCCATCGCCTGGGCCTGGAATCAGCATCTGCCAGCCAATCAGCCTTCAGCAGTTGGCAGGTGCCGAACGGTAG
- the LOC109728284 gene encoding ABSCISIC ACID-INSENSITIVE 5-like protein 2: protein MGIQTMTSQGGGGGAPPSPIHNLAKQGSLCNLTLNEVQNHLGEPLHSMNLDELLKSVFPEPMLMDPDSSSAPYPTGSGLQRQGSVTMPRALSKKTVDEVWKDIQQDNTTDKEEQRPVQERQPTLGEMTLEDFLIKAGVVMEGNMLIGNAGPIGAGDRATGGQDWYQQYQQQGQQSMMGGGYMASIAIPQQLGVAVGPVLESVYSDGQLNISSPTVGGALSEPQTPGRKRAAAGEMVDKMVERRQKRMIKNRESAARSRARKQAYTNELENKVSRLEEENERLRKQKELDKILRSAPPPEPKHLLRRTSSAPI, encoded by the exons ATGGGGATTCAGACTATGACCTcacaaggcggcggcggcggcgccccgCCATCTCCGATTCATAACTTGGCCAAGCAAGGATCTCTTTGTAACCTCACTCTAAATGAGGTCCAAAACCACTTGGGTGAGCCTTTACACAGCATGAACCTTGATGAACTCCTAAAGAGTGTGTTTCCCGAGCCGATGTTAATGGACCCGGATAGTAGCTCGGCACCGTACCCGACGGGCTCGGGCCTCCAACGGCAGGGGAGCGTCACCATGCCACGGGCCCTGAGCAAGAAGACGGTTGATGAGGTATGGAAGGATATCCAGCAGGACAACACGACGGACAAGGAGGAGCAAAGGCCCGTCCAGGAGCGGCAGCCGACGCTCGGCGAGATGACCTTAGAGGACTTCTTGATTAAAGCCGGGGTCGTCATGGAGGGTAACATGCTGATTGGCAATGCTGGCCCTATCGGAGCCGGCGATCGAGCCACTGGCGGACAGGATTGGTACCAGCAGTATCAGCAGCAGGGCCAGCAGAGTATGATGGGAGGTGGTTACATGGCAAGCATTGCGATCCCACAGCAATTAGGGGTTGCGGTGGGCCCCGTTCTTGAGTCTGTGTACTCTGACGGTCAGTTGAATATCTCGTCCCCGACGGTTGGGGGGGCGCTTTCTGAGCCCCAGACTCCGGGAAGGAAGCGAGCAGCTGCTGGCGAGATGGTGGATAAGATGGTTGAGAGAAGGCAGAAAAGGATGATCAAAAATAGGGAGTCCGCTGCTCGCTCCAGAGCCAGAAAACAG GCCTACACAAATGAGCTTGAAAATAAGGTGTCTCGTTTGGAGGAAGAGAATGAGCGGCTACGGAAACAGAAG GAGTTGGACAAGATACTACGCTCTGCACCTCCTCCAGAGCCAAAGCACCTACTTCGGAGAACGAGTTCGGCCCCCATCTGA
- the LOC109728412 gene encoding protein RETICULATA-RELATED 3, chloroplastic-like has protein sequence MAAALLRFSPLGSPYSHRSSRNPNPNPNLLLPTSIPFPSSSSSFAAAASLPFHLLKSPNPDLCRPIPSLGGGGGGDGLKPPGAGSGGGGGAGWSSDGSPHEDPSDPSGPLGLFIEGWRARVAADPQFPFKVLMEELVGVSACVLGDMASRPNFGLNELDFVFSTLVVGSILNFVLMYLLAPTSAASASAAALSSLPSHMFEPGPYSLFSRLATFVYKGGLFAAVGFAAGLAGTAISNGLIAFRKRMDPNFEPPNKPPPTVLNAGTWALHMGLSSNFRYQTLNGIEFLLASAAPPPVFKVSVVVLRCLNNVLGGMSFVMLARLTGSQKVEEKGDGEEKERLIGDESAVVAETAEELRRGEESK, from the coding sequence ATGGCCGCCGCTCTCCTCCGCTTCTCCCCTCTCGGTTCCCCCTACTCCCACCGCTCCTCCcgcaaccctaaccctaaccctaatctccTCCTCCCCACCTCCATCCctttcccctcctcctcctcctccttcgccgctGCCGCATCTCTCCCATTCCACCTCCTCAAATCCCCGAACCCAGATCTATGCCGCCCCATCCCctccctcggcggcggcggtggtggcgacGGTCTCAAGCCTCCCGGCGCCggtagcggcggcggcggaggcgcggggTGGAGCTCCGATGGCTCCCCGCACGAGGATCCCTCTGATCCCTCCGGGCCTCTCGGGCTCTTTATCGAAGGGTGGCGAGCTAGGGTTGCGGCGGATCCGCAGTTCCCCTTCAAGGTCCTCATGGAGGAGCTTGTCGGCGTGAGCGCCTGCGTCCTCGGCGACATGGCCTCGCGCCCCAACTTTGGCCTCAACGAGCTCGACTTCGTCTTCTCCACCCTCGTCGTCGGATCCATCCTCAACTTCGTCCTCATGTACCTCCTCGCCcccacctccgccgcctccgcctccgccgccgctctctCGTCCCTCCCGAGCCACATGTTCGAGCCCGGCCCCTACTCCCTCTTCTCGCGCCTCGCCACCTTCGTCTACAAGGGCGGGCTCTTCGCCGCGGTCGGATTCGCCGCGGGGCTCGCGGGGACGGCGATCTCCAACGGTCTCATCGCATTCCGCAAGAGGATGGACCCGAATTTCGAGCCACCGAACAAGCCGCCGCCCACGGTTCTTAATGCCGGGACATGGGCGCTGCACATGGGCCTGAGCAGCAACTTCCGGTACCAGACTCTGAACGGAATCGAGTTCTTGTTGGCGAGCGCGGCGCCGCCGCCCGTGTTCAAGGTCTCGGTGGTGGTGCTGAGGTGTTTGAATAATGTACTAGGCGGGATGTCGTTCGTCATGCTCGCGAGGCTGACGGGGTCGcagaaggtggaggagaagggGGATGGtgaggagaaggagaggttGATAGGAGACGAATCGGCGGTGGTGGCGGAAACTGCAGAGGAGCTACGGAGAGGCGAGGAGTCCAAGTAA
- the LOC109727981 gene encoding histone H3-like isoform X1, with the protein MARTKHFSNKPSSRSKKRLQWNRSPRPRPGGATTSATPSTARPRSNAPPQGTGAAATTSPGQQQQQKQRQRHRFRPGTVALREIRKLQKSVKLLIPFAPFVRIVKEISNFYSKDVSRWAAEALLALQEAAESHLQELFADANLCAIHAKRVTLMQKDIQLARRIGGQRTW; encoded by the exons atGGCGCGGACGAAGCACTTCTCCAACAAGCCCTCCTCACGCTCCAAGAAGCGCCTCCAATGGAATCGCTCCCCTCGACCCCGACCcg ggggagcgaccacctccGCCACCCCAAGTACGGCTAGGCCG AGAAGCAACGCGCCTCCGCAGGGTACCGGTGCTGCTGCTACTA CGTCGCCgggtcagcagcagcagcagaagcagaggCAGCGCCATAGATTCAGGCCCGGCACCGTAGCGCTCCGGGAGATCCGGAAGCTTCAGAAGTCGGTCAAGCTGCTCATCCCTTTCGCCCCCTTCGTCAGAATT GTGAAGGAGATTAGTAACTTCTATTCAAAGGATGTCTCACGATGGGCCGCCGAAGCTCTATTGGCTTTGCAAGAG GCAGCAGAATCGCATTTACAGGAGTTGTTTGCGGATGCTAATCTTTGTGCAATTCATGCTAAACGTGTTACACTCA TGCAAAAGGATATACAACTTGCGAGGAGGATTGGTGGTCAGAGGACGTGGTGA
- the LOC109727981 gene encoding histone H3-like isoform X2, protein MARTKHFSNKPSSRSKKRLQWNRSPRPRPGGATTSATPSTARPRSNAPPQASPGQQQQQKQRQRHRFRPGTVALREIRKLQKSVKLLIPFAPFVRIVKEISNFYSKDVSRWAAEALLALQEAAESHLQELFADANLCAIHAKRVTLMQKDIQLARRIGGQRTW, encoded by the exons atGGCGCGGACGAAGCACTTCTCCAACAAGCCCTCCTCACGCTCCAAGAAGCGCCTCCAATGGAATCGCTCCCCTCGACCCCGACCcg ggggagcgaccacctccGCCACCCCAAGTACGGCTAGGCCG AGAAGCAACGCGCCTCCGCAGG CGTCGCCgggtcagcagcagcagcagaagcagaggCAGCGCCATAGATTCAGGCCCGGCACCGTAGCGCTCCGGGAGATCCGGAAGCTTCAGAAGTCGGTCAAGCTGCTCATCCCTTTCGCCCCCTTCGTCAGAATT GTGAAGGAGATTAGTAACTTCTATTCAAAGGATGTCTCACGATGGGCCGCCGAAGCTCTATTGGCTTTGCAAGAG GCAGCAGAATCGCATTTACAGGAGTTGTTTGCGGATGCTAATCTTTGTGCAATTCATGCTAAACGTGTTACACTCA TGCAAAAGGATATACAACTTGCGAGGAGGATTGGTGGTCAGAGGACGTGGTGA
- the LOC109727982 gene encoding 60S ribosomal protein L30-like produces the protein MAPAKKTKKSTESINNKLALVMKSGKYTLGYKTVLRTLRSSKGKLIIIANNCPPLRKSEIEYYAMLAKVGVHHFNGNNVDLGTACGKYFRVCCLSIVDAGDSEILKSIPGDQ, from the exons ATGGCCCCCGCGAAGAAAACG AAGAAGAGCACGGAGAGCATAAACAACAAGCTCGCCTTGGTGATGAAGAGCGGGAAATACACGCTCGGGTACAAGACGGTTCTCAGAACCCTTCGCAGCTCCAAAG GTAAGTTGATCATCATCGCAAACAACTGCCCTCCGCTCCGCAAATCCGAGATCGAGTATTATGCTATGTTGGCGAAAGTTGGGGTACATCACTTCAATGGAA ACAACGTTGATCTTGGAACTGCTTGCGGCAAGTACTTCCGGGTGTGCTGCCTCAGCATTGTTGATGCTG GTGACTCAGAGATACTCAAGAGCATCCCTGGTGATcagtga
- the LOC109727980 gene encoding protein KRI1 homolog, producing the protein MAIDLFDACGPAGGDDEEDLSKIEIDEAYARRLEHNKKREALQRFEELKKQGRAASSSDNEDDEDDDDDDDDDDDGDDDLAVDPRFYETLARVKKNDPEILQDGAKIYSSSNDDDDEEDAAGDSKPKAAAAAKNKKTKDRQMYLKDVNAQHLIEEGPEFVEKRVSSNPKVYNKEQQEGLKAFLEAEKAAFGADDNDGDIIKEKGTPVGAVGGEGAHEVEEKLDEIFGKDDDLSENEKFLKEYLLNRMWVDKDKEQKPSFDDACGISEDEDELDKQDEYEAKYNFRHEEGAADRVLGYSRVVEGSVRKKTNSRKVQRKSKEERMALAEQERKEELKHLKNLKKKEIQERLEKIRAVAGIADDGACKLGADDLEEDFDPEEYDKKMKEVFDADYYEAEDTNPDFGSDDEAELEKPDFDKEDELLGLPKGWDVGGSGEGFAAARERFLQMKEGKETEEEVEGKRKRKRKISLKEKVELEKELEEYYKLDYEDTIGDLKTRFKYKPVPSNRYGLRPEELLMANDKDLNQYVSLKKLAPYRQNEWKVTYHQKLKKDLILQGGKSERNKNSNSGAQEGRKSSDLENGKRRTETTELNGEEQLSRRTRRRRRQAELKLPFSRLVAYGKIPAKPHKKH; encoded by the coding sequence ATGGCGATCGACCTCTTCGACGCGTGTGGCCCCGCCGGgggcgacgacgaggaggacCTCTCCAAGATCGAGATCGACGAGGCCTACGCTCGGCGCTTGGAGCACAACAAGAAGCGCGAGGCGCTCCAGCGGTTCGAGGAGCTCAAGAAGCAGGGccgcgccgcctcctcctccgacaacgaggacgacgaagacgacgacgacgacgacgacgacgacgacgacggcgatgACGACCTCGCGGTGGATCCCCGCTTCTACGAAACCCTAGCCCGGGTCAAGAAGAACGACCCCGAGATCCTCCAAGATGGCGCCAAGATCTACTCCTCCTCcaacgacgatgacgacgaagAAGATGCGGCGGGGGATTCGAAGCCGAAAGCGGCCGCCGCCGCTAAGAATAAGAAGACGAAGGATCGGCAGATGTATTTGAAGGACGTCAATGCGCAGCATTTGATTGAGGAGGGGCCCGAATTCGTCGAGAAGCGCGTGAGCTCTAACCCTAAGGTCTACAACAAGGAGCAGCAGGAAGGCCTCAAGGCGTTCTTGGAAGCGGAGAAGGCGGCATTCGGAGCTGACGACAATGATGGCGACATCATCAAGGAGAAGGGCACTCCCGTCGGCGCGGTCGGCGGCGAGGGTGCCCACGAGGTGGAGGAAAAACTTGACGAGATTTTCGGGAAAGATGACGACTTGAGCGAGAACGAGAAGTTTTTGAAAGAGTATCTCCTGAATAGGATGTGGGTCGACAAGGATAAGGAACAAAAGCCCTCTTTTGATGATGCTTGTGGTATCTCGGAGGACGAAGATGAGCTCGATAAGCAGGATGAGTACGAGGCCAAGTATAACTTCCGGCACGAAGAAGGGGCGGCTGATAGGGTTTTGGGCTACTCGAGAGTAGTTGAGGGGTcggtgaggaagaagacgaatagCAGGAAGGTCCAGAGGAAGAGCAAAGAGGAAAGGATGGCTTTGGCCGAGCAGGAAAGGAAGGAGGAGCTGAAGCATTTGAAGAAtttgaagaagaaggagattcAAGAGAGGTTGGAGAAGATTCGGGCGGTAGCGGGAATTGCCGACGACGGGGCCTGTAAATTGGGGGCAGATGATCTTGAGGAGGACTTCGATCCCGAGGAGTACGATAAGAAGATGAAAGAGGTGTTCGATGCGGATTACTATGAGGCCGAGGACACTAACCCTGATTTTGGAAGCGATGACGAGGCTGAACTGGAGAAACCGGATTTCGATAAGGAAGACGAATTGCTTGGGCTTCCCAAAGGTTGGGATGTTGGCGGGTCGGGTGAGGGTTTTGCGGCGGCGAGGGAGAGATTCTTGCAAATGAAAGAGGGAAAAGAGACGGAAGAGGAGGTGGAGGgtaagaggaagaggaaaagaaagatctCTCTTAAGGAGAAAGTGGAGTTAGAAAAAGAGTTGGAAGAGTACTATAAATTGGATTATGAAGATACCATCGGGGATTTAAAAACTCGATTCAAGTATAAGCCTGTACCCTCTAATAGATACGGCTTGCGTCCCGAAGAGCTTTTGATGGCGAATGATAAGGACTTGAACCAGTATGTTTCGTTGAAGAAGTTAGCGCCGTATAGGCAGAATGAGTGGAAGGTTACGTATCACCAGAAGTTGAAGAAGGATTTGATTCTTCAGGGAGGAAAGAGTGAGAGGAATAAAAACTCGAATTCTGGGGCACAAGAAGGCCGGAAATCTTCAGACTTAGAGAACGGAAAACGGAGAACTGAAACAACCGAATTGAATGGTGAAGAGCAGTTGTCTAGGCGCACCAGAAGGAGACGGCGGCAGGCCGAGTTGAAACTGCCGTTTTCGAGGCTCGTGGCTTACGGGAAAATTCCTGCAAAACCTCACAAGAAACATTAA
- the LOC109728266 gene encoding histone-lysine N-methyltransferase, H3 lysine-36 specific-like codes for MVSLSSPPLSLSLPPPSPSPARRRALTLGFPHPRPPRPQNPELALLRRAPSLRIPDPAPFPGGSRSGLFGNGIGRTCSQSVLTCCYPAHNSWFDGIAAANEMVINGRIRNRRSFLVTVVSLRNLDTELQPHVLQDLKLQRYFTQDEHYQKVYFGKYDNEEFVDISANGESTSVLVTNTPDKLGLLATIFTVLHEWNITVESAEMHTCRGSAVNKFIISYQGLALTKEAAQDLTRELYYRVCIGE; via the exons AtggtttctctctcctctccccctctctccctctctctccctcctccctctccttcccccGCTCGACGACGTGCTCTGACCCTAGGGTTTCCCCATCCCCGACCTCCTCGTCCCCAAAACCCCGAGCTCGCTCTCCTCCGCCGAGCTCCTTCCCTCCGGATCCCTGATCCCGCGCCTTTCCCTGGTGGATCTCGCAGTGGACTCTTCGGGAACGGCATTGG CAGGACTTGTTCCCAGTCTGTTCTCACCTGCTGTTATCCGGCACACAACTCTTGG TTTGATGGCATTGCAGCCGCTAATGAGATGGTGATCAACGGTCGTATAAGGAATCGGAGATCTTTTCTAGTAACAGTAGTTTCCCTACGAAATTT GGATACTGAACTTCAGCCTCACGTACTACAGGATCTCAAGTTACAGAGATACTTTACTCAGGATGAGCATTACCAAAAG GTTTATTTTGGTAAGTATGATAATGAAGAATTTGTGGACATATCAGCAAATGGAGAAAGCACAAG TGTGTTGGTGACAAATACACCGGATAAGCTTGGGTTGCTAGCTACTATCTTCACCGTTCTTCATGAATGGAACATTACTGTGGAATCAGCCGAGATGCACACTTGT CGTGGATCTGCCGTGAATAAATTCATAATCAGCTACCAAGGCTTAGCTTTAACCAAAGAGGCTGCTCAG GACCTCACACGAGAGCTGTATTACCGCGTCTGTATAGGCGAATGA
- the LOC109728261 gene encoding NDR1/HIN1-like protein 13, which translates to MADRIHPSSDDSGEFPPPPRYGRHYNHHSSSSDPSASPLFPSSFSSSSNPPSGQFLVQLPRDQVYRVPPPENAHLLKSYARRAARRRRRSCFCALRLALALLLSLALLAAVAAAALFFALRPKLPSYSLLSLSVHGLNLSSPSPSPSAPEFAAAIRARNPNGKIAIEYRRGSAVAVSYGAANLADGVWPAFDQGPRNVTAFVTALRGAGVRLSPQMRSSMAAAERRGAVPLTLDASVPVRVRAGAVTTWTVTVKVRCGVTVDRLAPDSKVVSESCHIRVDIF; encoded by the coding sequence ATGGCGGATCGGATCCACCCCTCCTCCGACGACTCCGGCGAGTTCCCCCCTCCTCCCCGCTACGGGCGCCACTACAACCaccactcctcctcctccgacccCTCCGCGAGCCCCCTCTtcccctcctccttctcctcctcctccaacccCCCCTCGGGCCAATTCCTCGTCCAGCTCCCCAGGGACCAGGTCTACCGCGTCCCCCCTCCGGAGAACGCCCACCTCCTCAAATCCTACGCCCGCcgcgccgcgcgccgccgccgccgcagctgcTTCTGCGCCctccgcctcgccctcgccctcctcctctccctcgccctcctcgccgccgtcgccgccgccgccctcttcTTCGCCCTCCGCCCCAAACTCCCCTCCtactccctcctctccctctccgtcCACGGCCTCAacctctcctccccctccccctccccctccgcccccGAATTCGCCGCCGCGATCCGCGCCCGAAACCCTAACGGAAAGATCGCCATCGAGTACCGCCGCGGGAGCGCCGTCGCCGTCTCCTACGGCGCCGCCAACCTCGCTGACGGCGTCTGGCCCGCCTTCGACCAGGGGCCGCGGAACGTGACGGCGTTCGTGACGGCGTTGCGCGGGGCCGGGGTGCGCCTGTCCCCGCAGATGCGGTCGtccatggcggcggcggagaggcgCGGCGCCGTGCCGTTAACTCTGGACGCGAGCGTCCCCGTTAGGGTTAGGGCCGGCGCCGTCACCACCTGGACGGTCACCGTTAAGGTGCGGTGCGGCGTGACCGTGGATAGGCTCGCGCCCGACTCCAAGGTGGTCTCCGAGTCGTGCCACATCAGAGTCGACATATTCTGA